ACCGAGGAGAACCATGTCCGACCCGACCACCGCCGACCTGACGCCGCCGCGCGGAGTCGTCACCGTCTTCTCCGACATCTGGTGTTCCTTCGCGCACATCGCGATCCACCGGCTGCACACCACCCGGGCCCGCCTCGGCCTGGAGGAGCAGGTCGCCTTCGACCTGCGCGCCTTCCCGCTCGAACTGCTCAACGACGCCCCGAGCCCGCGCCCCGGCACGGACAGCGAGGTCGCCCGGATGGCAAGCCTCGAGCCGGCCGCCGGCTGGCAGCTGTGGCAGGCCAAGGACTGGCTCTACCCGTCGACGACCCTGCCCGCCCTGGAGGCGGTGCTCGCCGCCAAGGAGCAGAGCCTGCGCGCCTCGGAGCAGCTCGACCTCGGGCTGCGCCGGGCCTTCTGGGCCGAGTCGCGCTGCATCAGCCACCGCAAGGTGATCCTCGACGTGGCCGCCGACACCGGCGCCGTCGACGTCGACGCCCTCGCCGAGGCCCTGGACGACGGGCGCGCGCGCCGGGCGCTCTCCGACCAGGCGGCGCTCGCCCAGAGCGACCGGGTCGACTGCAGCCCCCATCTGTTCCTGCC
This sequence is a window from Streptomyces sp. NBC_00691. Protein-coding genes within it:
- a CDS encoding DsbA family oxidoreductase, whose protein sequence is MSDPTTADLTPPRGVVTVFSDIWCSFAHIAIHRLHTTRARLGLEEQVAFDLRAFPLELLNDAPSPRPGTDSEVARMASLEPAAGWQLWQAKDWLYPSTTLPALEAVLAAKEQSLRASEQLDLGLRRAFWAESRCISHRKVILDVAADTGAVDVDALAEALDDGRARRALSDQAALAQSDRVDCSPHLFLPDGSDHANPGIEVDWEGAYGIGWPVIGSDDPKVFEDILLKAATE